The Mariprofundus sp. NF sequence TTCAATATCACCAAGCTCAGATACTGTAATAACCGCGGATTCAGATACCATGGAGCTGAACTGCATTTTCTGAGGATCATCAAGCGTGGAAAGCAGAACAGGTGCTTCAGAGGATAACCAGCGCAGGTTCCTTGCTGCGTCACCTTCAGGCAACTGGTCAATGGCATCAATAATAACTCTGCAGGAACTGGCCAGGCTTTGCAGAGTTATTTTCACAAATTCTTCTAGCTTCTGGTAGTCCATAGACACCAGTTCATCCATTCTGAATTCTTCGGATGCCTCGACAAATCCCTTGGCATTCAAATCACTGATGATGGCCTGCAGAAGCCCCATGCCAGATGCGCATCGGCTATCTCTGCCAATCCAATAAGTGAAAACAGTATTGTCTGAAACCATTGAGTTTTCTGCTGCTGATAACAGCGTACTTTTACCTGTGCCAGCCTGACCATAGAGCAGCAAAGGTTTATCACCCTCCCATGCCATCAATTCATTTAATTCTTCACGATCTACAAAACAACTTAAATCAGGAGCATCTACGACATCTGCCTCACCTGATTCGGCTAGTATTTTAAACTCATAAGCAATGGTTGATTGAAGAGCTGTTCGAACATCGTCACCAAATTCTTCAAGGTAGTTATCACCATGCTTAGGTGCAGCATCCAGATCATAAGTGTGAATCGGGAATCCCTTCTCTGTAATATCTTCTTTTAATCTACCAAGAAGCTTTGGACTTATATGTTCATCTTCACTGAGAAAACCAGCAGTTGGATTCTTTATCTCACGATTGAATATATGGACATGCTTCTCCGCATCCTCTGCCTGAAATGCTCCGCGAACAATTTCCTGCTCTGTGACGGAACCCACCAGAAAGGCCAGCTCCTCAGATGTAAATTGTTTTTTCCATTCAGCTTCATTCGAAAGATAGGAGTTATCCAATCTTTTACGAAGTCTCTCTTCTTTATTCTGCCAGTCGCCATCTACAGCCTTGAGCACCCACTCTGATGGAAGCGCATTTAAATCCTCTTCATAACATGCATGAAACAGATCATTGATAACGCCAAAGTCGGTCAATTTCTTCCAGTGGTCCTGTGATACTTTGGGAGGTACCGGACGCCAGCCATAACGCTGACCGAGGAATACCAAGAAGTTTGGTTTGATGACCTCATCAGGTCTATTTGCCTTTTCCTGGCATCGACGAACCTCATCCAGACATATATCAACTGTGGCATGGGTTTTACCAGCCTCTTCACTTACTCCCCAGCGCAGATCAACAGGCAGAAATCTGGCATTAATACCGAGTCGGTGAGCTTCACCCTCAACCCACTGAGCCAACTCAGGAAAAACATGATGACGCAAATGCTCGCGCTCAACTGTCCAGTCTTGAAAAGTTGAACTAAGAAAAACCCGAAATACTCGAGACATAATTTTATTCCCCCTCAGAATACCCGCCCACTCTTTAGCGAGCTTCAGTCAGCTATTTCAACCAGCAAATCAGACCTAAACTCAGCGTTATCCCACCCACCAAAAGGATGCGGATAACCTCTTGGATTACACACTACTCTCGTACCCTTCACTTCATAATCAAAGTTATTGTGCGTGTGCCCATGAATCCAAAGATCAACGTTCTCTCCCATTAAATGCTCGAGATCAGAAATAAAAGCTGCTGCCATTTCACTGCTGGCATATTGCTGATGTTGGCTTTTCATGGAGGGTGCGTGATGGGTTATAACCACTGTCTTGCCTGAGTATGGTGTTTCAAGCTGCGCTTGAAGCCATTCAAGATTATTTTCATAAATGGACTGGACAATTTCAGTACTTAGTAGACCACCCTTTGCCATTAGAATTTTCGATTGATCCACTTCTAATATTTTTATGGCTTTTCCATTGACTGGCTCTCGTTGCAAATCAGTCCAAAGCGTTGTGCCAATAAAACGAACTTCGCCAGAATCCCAAACGCAATTATCCAGGAGATGAATACCTGCTCTCTCTGCAACCACTTGCATAGATTCGTTGGTCTCTTCCATGCTTCTAGGAAAATCCCAATACTCATGATTTCCAGGCACATAAATTACAGGCTTATCAAACTGCTCCGATGCCCAAAACACACCTCTGCTACCCACATCAATATCACCAGCAAGGATGACAACATCCGCATCAGTATTAGGCGGGGTAAATGGAGCATGTTCCAAGTGTAGGTCTGATAAAATATGTAGTTTCATCTGTTCTACATTGCCATAGAGATAAGCTGGCTTCCTCTGCCTGCCACAAAATTCACATATCCTGCTCTAAACTCTTTATCGAGAGCACCGCGATAATTTGGCATATAGCCATTAATTTCGAAAACTTTCTCAATCAAAAAAACATTCTCAAATAGCTGTTCATGATAAGGATCTTTTTTAAGGTTCCACGCTTTAAGCCTATATAAGAGGTAGATCGCTATTATTATCTTCTCCAAATATAGATTGGATTGCATCAATGCATATTCTTTAGATAAAACAAAATAAGTCATAGAATCATCTTCAACAAAGACATCGCCATCAGGAAGTGAATAAATAACGTCTGCTACTATATCGCCCATTTTGTCTACTTGTTCTTCTAAATTAATAGATGTTTCTGAATTGACAGATTCGGAATTTTTATTAGAGCATGCCTCTGTCATGTATTCAGCACCAATAAATCTTTATAGAGAAAATTAGGTTTCATATACCTTACGATAATCATTATCCTACCATTCTCATAATATCCAATAGTTCATTTTTTATGTGTTCTTGGGTGACACTGAATTTCTCGCATTCAGGGGAAAGATCATCATCTAAATAAATATTATAGCAGTGTTCAATTTGGATTGTCTGAACTTCATCTGAGCAGTGCTTTCTGATTATTTGACCTCCGACATACTTTTCATTTACTGCCACTTCAAAATATTTCGAAAAAGCACCATGAAACATATCTATTATTTCAGGGATACAGGTCATGCCGTTGGCATTACCAAGTTCAATATCAGCGTCGACACCACCCGCGAAAGAGTGAATATCCATGAGAACAGCAAAGCCAAATTGATTGACTGTTTCAGAAATGAGCTCATTTAATCTCTGATGATATGGGTCGTAGTATTTTCTAATTCTACTTTGTAAGTCTGCAGGTGGTTCATCATAGATTTTATTTCCATGAGAATCAGTTTCAGCAATACATGACGTATAGAAATCACCATAAATAGAACCTGCTAAACTACGGTTTAAATCCACCACATAGCGACTGTAGTTCGCCTTTAAAGTAGTTACACCAATCGAGGGTAAGAAATCATAAAGCTTGTCTATATGCCAATCATGGTTCGGTAATTTTGATAAATCGGGTAACCCTTCAGGCACAAGTAAACCAGCATGAGGGATGCTGGCTATAAAGGGGGTTGGGTTGCCTGCTGTTATCAGCGTAAAACTCATAAGCAATTCAACCTTCAAACTCTTTGGCAAAACATATCACCGCACCTTGGAAGCACGACCCTCGAGTTTCATCGTTTAAAGGGTGGCCGTCTTCCAGTGCGGAATTAAGGATGGAAAAGTAGATCTCGAAAAACCAATCCGGGAAAACTGCCGCAACAGATTTTTCTGCAACAATTACCATTTCCATCTCCTCGTCATATTTGCCTTCTTTCTCATAAGTCTGAATTAAGGCTATAGTCTTCTCTAACGGAGGCGTGTTTGGCATTAGGTCTCCATGGACAATAACTTTTTGGACCCTATATCAAAAGATATAAGCGACGATTTAAACTTTACCACTATTCTGGCTCCAAATCGAATGACTGGTTGTGGCCGGAAGCCGCCACTCATACATATCTTTTCGAGTCCCTACTGCATCCCCGTCTGGGACTCGAACGAGGCAGGATAAGTGCCGACTCAGATTGGGGAAATCTGATCATTTTAGGTAACTAGCAAAAAGAAAAAGTATCCAAACGAAAAAAGCCCCACCGGAGATTTCTCTCAACGGTGGGGCTTTTCGTAACAAATTCCTAGCATCGACCTACTCTCCCATAGCGAACGCTACAGTACCATCGGCGCACAATTCGATAGGACTGTCGAATTGGACGAGCTTCAGCTCGCCTGAAAGGTGAGGCACATGGACGTGCCGAATCAAAGGAGATTAGCTTCTGAGTTCGGAACGGTGTAAAACAGACATAAAAAAAGCCCCTTTGGAGATTTCTCTCAACAAAGGGGCTTTGTAGTAAATTCCTGGCATCGACCTACTCTCCCATAGCGAACGCTACAGTACCATCGGCGCAAAGGAGCTTAGCTTCTGAGTTCGGGATGGGATCAGGCGTTACCTCCTCGCTATAAACACCAGGAAACTGGTGGATTAAAGCGATTATCTGCTTCAATCAATAACAAGTATTTTGTGATAATCAGTATATACATTCCAATGTCTTAACGTTGCATGGTCAAGCCACACGGGCAATTAGTACTGGTCAGCTCCAAGTATTGCTACTCTTCCACACCCAGCCTATCAACGTGGTAGTCTTCCACGGCCCTTTAGGGAGCTTAAAGCTCCGGGAGAATTTATCTCGAGGCTGGCTTCCCGCTTAGATGCCTTCAGCGGTTATCCATTCCAAACGTAGCTACCCTGCAATGCTCTTGGCAGAACAACAGGAACACCAGAGGTTTGTCCATCCCGGTCCTCTCGTACTAAGGACAGATCCTCTCAATTCTCCAACGCCCACGGTAGATAGGGACCGAACTGTCTCACGACGTTCTAAACCCAGCTCACGTACCACTTTAATCGGCGAACAGCCGAACCCTTGGGACCTGCTCCAGCCCCAGGATGTGATGAGCCGACATCGAGGTGCCAAACTCCCCCGTCGATATGAACTCTTGGGGGGAATCAGCCTGTTATCCCCGGCGTACCTTTTATCCGTTGAGCGATGGCTCTTCCACTCGAAACCACCGGATCACTAGAACCGTCTTTCGACCCTGCTCGACTTGTCAGTCTCGCAGTCAGTCACACTTATACTCTTGCGCTCAATGGCTGATTTCCGACCAGCCTGAGTGTAACTTCGCGCGCCTCCGTTACTCTTTAGGAGGCGACCGCCCCAGTCAAACTACCCACCAGACAATGTCCCAGACCCGGATAACGGGCCTTGGTTAGAACCCAAGCATGTTCAGGGTGGTATCTCAAAGTTGGCTCCCCGATAACTGGCGTCATCGGTTCAAAGCCTCCCACCTATTCTGCACAAAACATACCTAGATCCAAT is a genomic window containing:
- a CDS encoding N-formylglutamate amidohydrolase, with protein sequence MSFTLITAGNPTPFIASIPHAGLLVPEGLPDLSKLPNHDWHIDKLYDFLPSIGVTTLKANYSRYVVDLNRSLAGSIYGDFYTSCIAETDSHGNKIYDEPPADLQSRIRKYYDPYHQRLNELISETVNQFGFAVLMDIHSFAGGVDADIELGNANGMTCIPEIIDMFHGAFSKYFEVAVNEKYVGGQIIRKHCSDEVQTIQIEHCYNIYLDDDLSPECEKFSVTQEHIKNELLDIMRMVG
- a CDS encoding metallophosphoesterase; the protein is MKLHILSDLHLEHAPFTPPNTDADVVILAGDIDVGSRGVFWASEQFDKPVIYVPGNHEYWDFPRSMEETNESMQVVAERAGIHLLDNCVWDSGEVRFIGTTLWTDLQREPVNGKAIKILEVDQSKILMAKGGLLSTEIVQSIYENNLEWLQAQLETPYSGKTVVITHHAPSMKSQHQQYASSEMAAAFISDLEHLMGENVDLWIHGHTHNNFDYEVKGTRVVCNPRGYPHPFGGWDNAEFRSDLLVEIAD